One segment of bacterium DNA contains the following:
- a CDS encoding DUF202 domain-containing protein, with product MRSITESGDLNRARDHLANERTFLAWVRTGIAIVVFGFAIGRFSVAMRQVAQSPGSASRTPDFSVWFGTMAIVAGVLLTLAGLLRFHRTRTQLESGAFKPSGFVIDLVGILTAVFGLVLAGYLIYIERRL from the coding sequence ATGCGCTCAATCACTGAGAGCGGAGACCTCAACCGCGCCCGCGACCACCTCGCAAATGAACGCACGTTTCTGGCTTGGGTGCGCACGGGGATCGCCATTGTCGTGTTCGGTTTTGCGATCGGCCGGTTCTCCGTAGCCATGCGCCAAGTCGCGCAGAGTCCGGGGAGCGCGTCACGGACGCCGGACTTTTCAGTCTGGTTCGGGACGATGGCCATCGTTGCGGGCGTGTTGTTGACGCTGGCCGGCCTACTGCGTTTCCATCGGACGCGTACCCAGCTGGAATCAGGAGCGTTCAAACCGTCTGGGTTCGTCATCGACCTCGTGGGGATTCTCACGGCGGTATTCGGTTTGGTATTGGCAGGATATCTGATCTACATCGAACGACGACTGTAG